The Phaeocystidibacter marisrubri genomic interval TTTTATTTCACACATATATTCTGAAATCGTTTTATTGAGTTGTCTTCAAAAAATGGACGTATTAGACGTCTTGAATACTCTTGGGGGCTTAAGTAGCTATGACAGCTCCGTTCTCAAGAACAGCGGTTAAATGAACACATTGTCGCTGGAACAATTGCTCTTACAGCGATCGAGATCACATCCATCAATTATCCGCTAGCCAGCTAGTATGTTTTTACGAACCACTGCGAGCATAAAGCGAGGTCATTTTTACTCGACGAGATAGAGGAAAAGAAAAAGCCCTCCGATGTAAATCGGAGGGCTTTTTTGTGCGAATACGTATGCCAAACCCAGAGCCACCTATCTCTCTGGGTTCTGTCCGGTACCCCCCAATGATAGTCAATCAAAGTGTATCGGAGCCTAAGAGAGAGTTTAGAGTTTACCTCTGTTCCTTTCTAGTACATGACGAATTTGGTCATGCATGAGAGAGTAGGAGATTGAGAAAAGAACGAGGCGTTTCGTATTCGCACATTCAAATATGATAATCCAAAATGAGAGCGTGTTGGATTATTTTACCAACTGCATGTTTCAATTTATAAACTGCATTTAATCCTTAAAGAAGTCGTTTTGCCGCCTCCGACTTATGCGTTCTTGAAACTTCTAGGGCTCTTCCATCGGTCATGGTCACGCTCGCTTGCATGCCTTTTTCGTAATTCACTACATGAGCGGTATTGATGATGTACTTCTTGTGGCATCGCATGAATGCGTAATCTTGAATGAGTTCGCCAAAATGTCCTATGGACTTGGAGGCCAGAACCGTTCTGCCTTTGGTAAGGTAAATTTCGGTGTATGATCCTGAGCCAATGAGATAGAGGATGTCTTTGGTGGGATACCGAACGGTGCCTGACCGGTTCGGAATACTCAACATATGAGAGACTCCATTTCCGTTTAGATGTTCGGTAAGTTTTTGCGTGGAAAAAGTGCCACCAGAAGCAGAAATACATCGTTGAATCGCGTTGTCTAGTGTCTGCTGGTCGTACGGTTTTAACATGTAATGCACAGCGGCATATTCAAAGGCGTCTAAGGCGTATTCATCGTATGCCGTAGTGAAAACGATCTTGAATTCAGGATTGGGAAATCGGTCTAGTACTTCAAAGCCCAGTCGTTTCTTTATTCGGATGTCCAAAAACAGGATATCCGGTTTTTCGAACAGGAGAATCTCTATGGCAGTGTCAACATCGGAAGCCTCTCCCACTATCTCCAATTCGTACTTTGAAGAAGAAATCAAGTTTTTCAGTAGGGCTCTTGCGTGAGGTTCGTCATCAACCAAAATGCATTTCATGAGGTTAGATTGCTAGGGGGTTAAAGTCCGATAGTCATCACAAAGTGTGTTCCAGTATTTTCAGGGCGCAATTCGAGCTCGTACGTTTTCTCATATAGCGCTGCTAATAATTCCAACCTCTGGAGCACATTCCTCAAACCGAGGGATCCCTTGTTTGAAATGCCTTGCTTCATCGCTCGCCATTCTGAGAGAGGGAATCCATCTCCGTTATCGGTGATGTGAATTTCTATCGTATTTAATTGTCGTTTGATTATGAGTTTAACGATGCCTCTATTGGTTTTGTTACTTACTCCATGCCAAACTGCATTTTCTAGTAAAGGTTGGATGAGCATGGGAGGCACAAAAGTGGTTTTCGTATTGATGTCTGAATCGATCTCTATGATGAAATCGAAACAATCCTCCAGTCGGAGTAACTCAATACTCATGAACTCATCGAGATATTGAATTTCCTCTTCCAGAGAAACGCGGTGTAAGTCGGGTCTGCTGATGGTTTTTCGTATCAGTACGGCGAGTCGTTTTAAGTACTCAGAAGCAGTGCTGTTTCGGTTGCTGTTGATGAGGTACTGAATGGAGTTAAAAGCATTGAAAATGAAATGCGGATTGATTTGCATCTTCAAGGTGGCCATATTGGATTCAATGAGCTGCTTATCTTGCTTTTTTCGCCTTTCGTTTACGATAATAGCGATGGCGAGAATGATGAGTAGAGGGGAGGTCAACAGGGTCCAGAACCACCATGTGTCAGTTATAAAAGGGCGAATTTGGAAAGTGAAGATGGATTGAATGTTGCTCCAGACGCCATACTCACTGCGTAATTGGACTTCAAGATTGTAGCTTCCATAGCGCAGATTTGAGAAACTGAGATCGCCAGATTCATCGTATTCCCATGGGGCGTCAGGCGTTAATCTCCATCGCAGCAATTGACCCCGATTTTGAACGGAATTGGCGGATAGGATTTTAACGGAGATATACGCTGTCCCTCGATTAAGGTTGAGGTGATTGTTTTCATCTAATGCAGCCTCGATTCCATTTACCCGTAGATTGGAGTAGTTCAATTGAACGTCATCTGGCAGATTCATAATGTACTCCAAAGGTGCCTTTAGCACTTGATTTCCATGGAAGACGAAGATGCTCGTATCTCCTGGAATTATCTCTCGAATGGAATTTTCTGCAACATAGTCGTGTAGCGGAAGAATTCTACAATAGGCAATTTCGTTTCCCTTCATTACCAAGACGAATAGACTCTTCTCGGATGCGGTAATAAGCACGTTTTTATAGGTGCTTACGGAGATGGTATAGTCGCTGGGTAAATAGTTTTGAGCCGTTAAGTGGATGGTGGTATCTGCACCTAACAGATAGATTCCATCGTTATAGGAAGGCAGTACTAACCAATCTGCGCCTAACTTGTAGAGTTGTGATGTCTTGATGCTATTTTGAAGCTCTTCGTTGAGCAGTGGCAAATAGCTAGAGTTCGTTTTTCTGTAGAGGTTTCGTTCAGTTAAGACGTAATCGATACTATCGTTGGATAGTGAAAAATCAATGATGAATGAAGAGTCGCTTGGAATGGAAACTTCCTCTGTGAAAACATGTTGGGTATCGACAGAGAATAATTTTCCTTCATTTAGTACATAATACTTAGTCCAATCTGAATTAGCGGTGCTTTTAGTTAGGAATGAAGTGCCCAAAA includes:
- a CDS encoding LytR/AlgR family response regulator transcription factor, with the protein product MKCILVDDEPHARALLKNLISSSKYELEIVGEASDVDTAIEILLFEKPDILFLDIRIKKRLGFEVLDRFPNPEFKIVFTTAYDEYALDAFEYAAVHYMLKPYDQQTLDNAIQRCISASGGTFSTQKLTEHLNGNGVSHMLSIPNRSGTVRYPTKDILYLIGSGSYTEIYLTKGRTVLASKSIGHFGELIQDYAFMRCHKKYIINTAHVVNYEKGMQASVTMTDGRALEVSRTHKSEAAKRLL
- a CDS encoding sensor histidine kinase: MRRLTTSNFQMKALFSKASSFYLSSYSLFSIGFVIILFSTAVRGQQPWMDQSTQQLPAREVYHVVEDSIGVKYVCTEQGAFAMYGSKVIPLDKSSNGELSTIYNLHVDPIGRIWALTASSGVFYLDKGVWVAPPFNDDLNKKTPRSHFVYYMWVSEDGNHLIFDLYANDLSFATCSFTDDKIEIHTPIVEERFRVTPAIIERDGKDIFHLMMGGLDRYISRTVGFKNLNDSNRRIDTSFVSAWGEKLKIRYMNHSDLKKLCDSEPPPRRSRISLVDQLDSSGVERHFITTQHTLFEILENGDIKAAPILFCDHVAFRVIDNELYCCTLSDGITRYALKGGELVQTGHFFDNQSISDIYKTKSGYYWICDINEGLRIIPNINLTNYEVQDLTFPNRLTRPFHYYNGLFYAAVSDTIYSLQLTSSDLSIVKKVPIPYRPIVNSRFHRSHWQDSVLNDLFLTTSITHPEHHRIWSIFPAGREKSFPFLGTSFLTKSTANSDWTKYYVLNEGKLFSVDTQHVFTEEVSIPSDSSFIIDFSLSNDSIDYVLTERNLYRKTNSSYLPLLNEELQNSIKTSQLYKLGADWLVLPSYNDGIYLLGADTTIHLTAQNYLPSDYTISVSTYKNVLITASEKSLFVLVMKGNEIAYCRILPLHDYVAENSIREIIPGDTSIFVFHGNQVLKAPLEYIMNLPDDVQLNYSNLRVNGIEAALDENNHLNLNRGTAYISVKILSANSVQNRGQLLRWRLTPDAPWEYDESGDLSFSNLRYGSYNLEVQLRSEYGVWSNIQSIFTFQIRPFITDTWWFWTLLTSPLLIILAIAIIVNERRKKQDKQLIESNMATLKMQINPHFIFNAFNSIQYLINSNRNSTASEYLKRLAVLIRKTISRPDLHRVSLEEEIQYLDEFMSIELLRLEDCFDFIIEIDSDINTKTTFVPPMLIQPLLENAVWHGVSNKTNRGIVKLIIKRQLNTIEIHITDNGDGFPLSEWRAMKQGISNKGSLGLRNVLQRLELLAALYEKTYELELRPENTGTHFVMTIGL